A part of Anser cygnoides isolate HZ-2024a breed goose chromosome 15, Taihu_goose_T2T_genome, whole genome shotgun sequence genomic DNA contains:
- the ECI1 gene encoding enoyl-CoA delta isomerase 1, mitochondrial, translating into MAAPALTRCVARPGVLPLGQAWGRAARLPPGPPPAQRRAFSNNRVLVELDESAGVATMKFKSPPVNSLSLDFLTEFCISLEKLENDRACRGVILTSAVPKIFSSGLDITEMCGKSTEHYAEFWRAVQEMWLRLYSSNMVTVAAVNGSSPAGGCLIALTCDYRIMAENPKFSIGLNEAQLGIVAPFWFKDTFVNVVGHRVAERSLQLGSLHSAPEAHRIGLVDELVPEEKLKDRATAVMQQWLALPDHARQLTKTMMRKAVLDRLVAHREEDIQYFISFISKESIQKSLRMYMEMLKKKKS; encoded by the exons ATGGCGGCGCCGGCCCTCACCCGCTGCGTGGCCCGGCCag ggGTGCTGCCCCTCGGCCAGGCGTGGGGCAGAGCCGcccggctgccccccggccccccgcccgcccAGCGCCGCGCCTTCAGCAACAACAGGGTCCTGGTGGAGCTGGACGAGAGCGCAG GTGTAGCGACGATGAAGTTTAAGAGCCCTCCGGTTAACAGCCTCAGCCTGGACTTCCTCACCGAGTTTTGCATAagcctggagaagctggagaaCGACCGGGCCTGCCGGGGCGTGATCCTCACATCC GCTGTCCCCAAAATCTTCTCGTCTGGCCTGGACATCACCGAGATGTGTGGGAAGAGCACAGAGCACTATGCTGAGTTCTGGAGGGCCGTGCAGGAGATGTGGCTCCGGCTGTACAGCTCCAACATGGTGACAGTCGCTGCAGTCAAT GGATCCAGTCCGGCCGGAGGCTGTCTCATTGCCTTGACGTGTGACTACAGAATCATGGCAGAGAACCCCAAATTCAGCATTGGCCTGAACGAAGCCCAGCTGGGCATTGTGGCTCCCTTCTG GTTTAAGGACACATTTGTCAACGTTGTGGGACATCGAGTTGCTGAACGTTCCCTCCAGCTGGGCTCCCTCCACTCTGCACCTGAGGCCCACAGGATTGGCCTTGTGGACGAGCTGGTGCcagaggagaagctgaaggaCAGGGCCACAGCTGTTATGCAGCAGTGGCTGGCTCTTCCCG ACCATGCCCGTCAGCTCACCAAGACCATGATGAGGAAGGCAGTGCTGGACCGCCTGGTAGCTCACCGGGAAGAAGACATTCAGTACTTCATCAGCTTCATCTCAAAAGAGTCTATCCAGAAGTCCCTCCGCATGTACATGGAGatgctgaagaagaagaagagctGA
- the LOC106033361 gene encoding deoxyribonuclease-1-like 2, whose translation MGTLVLTLSLLAAALLCPATATLRIGAFNIQAFGDSKMSDEAVAGIIVNVLHRYDIVLVQEVRDSDLSAVTELMEQLNSVSSSPYDYEISGPLGRENYKEMYLFIYRTDVVSVVDTYQYEDPQDTFSREPFILRVSAPHTKAGEFVMVPLHSAPHDAAAEIDALYDVYLAVVNKWGTDNIVFLGDFNADCAYVKPSDWSSIRLRTSDVFKWLIPDSSDTTVGKSDCAYDRIVVCGAKLKRSIVPNSATVYNFQRAFQLEQEEALAVSDHYPVEVKLTA comes from the exons ATGGGGACCTTGGTGCTGACACTGTCCCTGCTGGCTGCGGCTCTCCTGTGCCCAGCCACCGCCACGCTGCGCATCGGTGCCTTCAACATCCAGGCGTTTGGTGACAGCAAGATGTCTGATGAGGCCGTGGCAGGCATCATCGTCAAC GTCCTGCACCGCTACGACATCGtgctggtgcaggaggtgcGTGACTCCGACCTCAGCGCCGTCACCGAGCTCATGGAGCAGCTCAACAG CGTGTCCTCATCCCCGTACGACTACGAGATCAGCGGGCCCCTGGGACGGGAGAACTACAAGGAGATGTACCTCTTCATCTACAG GACGGACGTCGTGTCGGTGGTGGACACCTACCAGTACGAGGACCCGCAGGACACCTTCAGCCGGGAGCCATTCATCCTGAGGGTCTCAGCGCCCCACACCA AGGCAGGGGAGTTTGTGATGGTGCCGCTGCACTCGGCCCCGCACGACGCTGCTGCTGAGATCGATGCGCTCTACGACGTCTACCTGGCCGTGGTCAACAAGTGGGGGACCGAT AACATCGTGTTCCTGGGGGACTTCAACGCCGACTGCGCCTACGTCAAGCCGAGCGACTGGTCCTCCATCCGCCTGCGCACCAGCGACGTCTTCAAGTGGCTGATACCCGACAGCTCCGACACCACCGTGGGGAAGTCAGACTGCGCCTACGACAG GATCGTGGTGTGCGGTGCCAAGCTGAAGAGGAGCATCGTGCCGAACTCGGCCACTGTTTACAATTTCCAGCGCGCAttccagctggagcaggaggag GCCCTGGCAGTCAGCGACCACTACCCGGTTGAGGTGAAGCTGACGGCTtga
- the LOC136786461 gene encoding deoxyribonuclease-1-like, with translation MVGRGPGGSLQNGCLPVKPVGPVGIVQPPSSAPNSPPGRAGRAHPCPSARRMAASKLLLPLLAAALLLHGAAALRISAFNIKAFGDSKMSNQTIADFIVSILSEYDITVVQEVRDADLSAVRKLMTQLNSASPYPYSFLDSVPLGRGSYKEQYVYIYRSDIVSVLGSYYYDDGCEPCGTDVFSREPFIVKFSSPTTQLEEFVAVPLHAEPSSAAAEIDALADVYTDVINKWATNNVLFLGDFNADCSYVTEAQWPSIRLRSHESCEWLIPDSADTTVGSTNCAYDRIVACGSALRQAVEPGSATVNNFQQTFHIQNKDALAVSDHFPVEVTLKAR, from the exons ATGGTTGGAAGGGGTCCTGGTGGTTCGCTGCAAAACGGATGCCTCCCAGTGAAACCAGTAGGGCCAGTGGGAATAGTCCAGCCGCCCTCGTCTGCGCCAAATTCCCCTCCTGGCCGGGCAGGCCGAGCTCATCCCTGCCCCTCCGCACGCAGGATGGCGGCCTcgaagctgctgctgccgctgctggctgcagctctcctgctgcacGGGGCCGCTGCGCTGAGGATCAGCGCGTTCAACATCAAGGCGTTTGGGGACAGCAAGATGTCCAACCAGACCATTGCAGATTTCATCGTCTCT ATCCTGTCGGAGTACGACATCACCGTGGTGCAGGAGGTGCGGGACGCCGACCTGAGTGCCGTCAGGAAGCTGATGACCCAGCTCAACAG TGCGTCGCCGTACCCCTACAGCTTTTTGGACAGCGTCCCCCTGGGGCGGGGCAGCTACAAGGAGCAGTACGTCTATATCTACAG GTCAGACATCGTCTCCGTGCTGGGAAGCTACTACTACGATGACGGCTGCGAGCCCTGCGGGACTGATGTCTTCAGCAGGGAGCCCTTCATCGTGAAGTTCTCCTCGCCTACTACGC AGCTGGAGGAGTTCGTGGCAGTGCCCCTGCATGCGGAGCCCAGCAGCGCGGCGGCCGAGATCGATGCGCTCGCCGACGTCTACACGGATGTCATCAACAAGTGGGCGACCAAC AACGTCCTCTTCCTGGGCGACTTCAATGCCGACTGCTCCTACGTGACCGAGGCACAGTGGCCCTCCATCCGCCTGCGCTCCCACGAATCCTGCGAGTGGCTCATCCCTGACAGCGCCGACACCACCGTCGGCAGCACCAACTGCGCCTACGACCG CATCGTTGCCTGTGGCTCCGCGCTGCGCCAGGCTGTCGAACCCGGCTCCGCCACCGTCAACAACTTCCAGCAGACTTTCCACATCCAGAACAAGGAT GCTTTGGCCGTCAGCGACCATTTCCCTGTGGAGGTGACACTGAAAGCCCGCTGA